ttgagtcaaaataatttcttaacccattgcgtaaaatagcatttgggttccccgcaatatatgcgtcaaagtaaacacatcgtaacttatggatttcccaatgtgatatcccccatctttcgaacgaaagccttttataaaccaaggcattcttggaacgttcttcgaatgtcttataaactgatcttgccttaaatagttgtgccgaagaattctgaccgactctagacaagatttcatcaatcatgtctccgggtaggtctcttaaaatattgggttgtctatccattttgtatttttatactgtaaaataaacaagagttagattcataaaaaaaatacttattaatacaagcaatttttacatatatcataaagcataagcacactatattacttatattacaccacacgaatacaactatcttattccgactcgcttgtttcttcttcttcggttttggttcgttttgccaagtttctagggatatatgatgttcccctaatacgagccgtcgttatccacattggtttagaaaaacctggtggtttagaggttcccgggtcattgttacaacttaaggacttcgggggttgacgatacatataaagttcatcggggttggaattagatttctctatttttatgccctttcccttattattttcttttgcctttttaaattcagttggggtaatttctataacatcatcggaattctcgtcggaatccgattcatcggagaattggtaatcctcccaatattttgcttccttggcggaaacaccattgaccataattaaccttggtcggttggttgaggattttcttttacttaaccgttttattatttcccccaccggtttgatttcttcatccggttccgattcttcttccggttccgattcttcttccggttccgactcttcttccggttcctcttcgggaacttgtgaatcagtccacgaatcattccaatttacatttgactcttcattattattaggtgagtcaatgggacttgttctagaggtagacatctatcacataatatcaaacgcgttaagagattaatatatcacataatattcacatgttaaaaatatatagtttccaacaaaatttgttaagcaatcatttttcaagtaaacacggtcgaagtccagactcactaatgcatcctaacaaactcgataagacacactaatgcaaaattctggttctctaagaccaacgctcggataccaactgaaatgtcccgttcttattgattaaaaacgttccatattaattgatttcgttgcgaggttttgacctctatatgagacgtttttcaaagactgcattcatttttaaaacaaaccataacctttatttcatagataaaggttttaaaaagctttacgtagattatcaaataatgataatctaaaatatcctgtttacacacgaccattacataatggtttacaatacaaatatgttacaacaaaataagtttcttgaatgcagtttttacacaatatcatacaagcatggactccaaatctcgtccttatttaagtatgcgacagcggaagctcttaataatcacctgagaataaacatgcttaaaacgtcaacaaaaatgttggtgagttataggtttaacctatatatatcaaatcataataatagaccacaagatttcatatttcaatacacatcccatacatagagataaaaatcattcatatggtgaacacctggtaaccgacattaacaagatgcatatataagaatatccccatcattccgggacacccttcggatatgatataaatttcgaagtactaaagcatccggtactttggatggggcttgttgggcccgatagatctatctttaggattcgcgtcaattagggtgtctgttccctaattcttagattaccggacttaataaaaaggggcatattcgatttcgataattcaaccatagaatgtagtttcacgtacttgtgtctattttgtaaatcatttataaaacctgcatgtattctcatcccaaaaatattagattttaaaagtgggactataactcactttcacagatttttacttcgtcgggaagtaagacttggccactggttgattcacgaacctataacaatatatacatatatatcaaagtatgttcaaaatatatttacaacacttttaatatattttgatgttttaagtttattaagtcagctgtcctcgttagtaacctacaactagttgtccacagttagatatacagaaataaatcgataaatattatcttgaatcaatccacgacccagtgtatacgtatctcagtattgatcacaactcaaactatatatattttggaatcaacctcaaccctgtatagctaactccaacattcacatatagagtgtctatggttgttccgaaatatatatagatgtgtcgacatgataggtcgaaacattgtatacgtgtctatggtatctcaagattacataatatacaatacaagttgattaagttatggttggaatagatttgttaccaatttttacgtagctaaaatgagaaaaattatccaatcttgttttacccataacttcttcattttaaatccgttttgagtgaatcaaattgctatggtttcatattgaactctattttatgaatctaaacagaaaaagtataggtttatagttggaaaaataagttacaagtcgtttttgtaaaggtagtcatttcagtcgaaagaacgacgtctagatgaccattttagaaaacatacttccactttgagtttaaccataatttttggatatagtttcatgttcataataaaaatcattttctcagaataacaacttttaaattaaagtttatcatagtttttaattaactaacccaaaacagcccgcggtgttactacgacagcgtaaatccggttttacggtgtttttcgtgtttccaggttttaaatcattaagttaacatatcatatagatatagaacatgtgtttagttgattttaaaagtcaagttagaaggattaacttttttttgcgaacaagtttagaattaactaaactatgttctagtgattacaagtttaaaccttcgaataagatagctttatatgtatgaatcgaatgatgttatgaacatcattactaccttaagttccttggataaacctactggaaaagagaaaaatggatctagcttcaacggatccttggatggctcgaagttcttgaagcagaatcataacacgaaaacaagttcaagtaagatcatcacttgaaataagattgttatagttatagaaattgaaccaaagtaagaatatgattattaccttgtattagaatgataacctactgtaagaaacaaagatttcttgatgttggatgatcaccttacaagattggaagtgagctagcaaacttgaaagtattcttgattttatgtaaccagaacttgtagaatatatgaagaacacttagaacttgaagatagaacttgagagagatcaattaagtgaagaaaattgaagaatgaaagtgtttgtaggtgtttttggtcgttggtgtatggattagatataaaggatatgtaattttgttttcatgtaaataagtcatgaatgattactcatatttttataattttatgagatatttcatgctagttgccaaatgatggttcccacatgtgttaggtgactcacatgggctgctaagagctgatcattggagtgtatataccaatagtacatacatctaaaagctgtgtattgtacgagtacgaatacgggtgcatacgagtagaattgttgatgaaactgaacgaggatgtaattgtaagcatttttgttaagtagaagtattttgataagtgtattgaagtctttcaaaagtgtataaatacatattaaaacactacatgtatatacattttaactgagtcgttaagtcatcgttagtcgttacatgtaagtgttgttttgaaacctttaggttaacgatcttgttaaatgttgttaacccaatgtttataatatcaaatgagattttaaattattatattatcatgatattatcatgtatgaatatctcttaatatgatatatatacattaaatgtctttacaacgataatcgttacatatatgtctcgtttaaaaattattaagttagtagtcttgtttttacatatgtagttcattgttaatatacttaatgatatgtttacttatcatagtatcatgttaactatatatatatccatatatatatgtcatcatatagtttttacaagttttaacgttcgtgaatcaccggtcaacttgggtggtcaattgtctatatgaaacatatttcaattaatcaagtcttaacaagtttgattgcttaacatgttggaaacatttaatcatgtaaatatcaatctcaattaatatatataaacatggaaaagttcgggtcactacaataatcacatatagtcactgcactggtcacatactcattacacagtcttatcactatacttgtcactgtataatcacatccacaaagataatcccactcacctggaagcacaagcactcagttgtcttatatcactgagtctTCACCTTTTCGTCTATCACCTGAGAATCATCACAAATATCTCAAGTTAGTATAGTGTTCAAGTGTTGAATCGCGCTTCACATTTAACAGAAAATATTCacaaaacatatatacacatattccTTACTCAAAATCACTAAGATCTAATACTTATACACAAGATTTAGGATCAAAGTACAAAAATCTCCAATTTATACCCACATGAACCCTAAAACTTAATTACCATCTTCACTAGTTCTTAATCTAATTCATAGCAAAATTAAATCATATACATCAAACAAGTACCAAAAACACTTTTCACAATTTTAGGATAAAATCCTAGATCATGATTTTAACATGTTTCAATCATAACAAacataaatatatcatatataccTCACATACAAATTGTAACAATTATCAATCTGATAAATAAACATTATACATGAAGATTCAAGTGACTAGTTCCTATTTCAGACAAATATCACAAAACCCTTAAAATTTTGTAAAGTCAATTTAATAGAAATCATACCTTGATTCAGATTGCTAATTCACAAGAATAGCCAAACACGTATTTTCTTCCttagtaataataatctcataGATCAGAGTATAAAATTAAGGGTGTTAATATGTGTGTGGTTCTAATTAGTATAAGAAGCAAGAGACCAAATTAAGTTGGTTGGTCCCTGTGTGTCGCATATGTGTGTGATTATTTTCCTAAGCTGGAAAATGATGTCAAATGAAAACACAATTATTTAGTCTCTATTTTATTTAATATGATAAGATCAACCATAAGCATCcacgtatatgtatgtatattttgctGACAAAAATTGACATCAAATCAAATTAAAGCAAGGGTTGAGTCATGCAATTTTAATAGGAAACTAAACCATAAGATTACACGTGTACTTTTGTAAGACTTAGTCATTTTATTCAATTAACACATGTATTATATTCGTAATCTAAGTTAAAGAAATTTGAGTTATTTAGTTTCGTAAAAGTAGAAGATGAAGTTAAAGATGGGAAAAGATGAATCAAATAAAAAGAGGGGAAAAAGATGAATTTGCATCAGTAGTTCCTCATTTTCAGTGAAGAAGAGTAAAAAGATGAATTTACCCTCATATGCAAtgcacatgtcaagggttaacaGATTTTTTTAATGAGAGTTGACAGAGAGACTCTGATTGAACTTTTTTAAAAATTAACGGATTCTATAACAACCCTAACTTTTTCACTTCTGATTAGACTATTATACCCCTAGGGTTTCTGCATGGTTATGTTTGTTTATTAATGTCTACGGTTGTTATTTAAAATACAATTAATACGAAATGAATCAACCTTAACCTAATATCTACTTTTAgtcaacaacatatatatatatatatattatttatattattaattgtgactttagttaataatattatataaatttaaaatacatatataACCTAAATTAATTAAAGTATATGTTAAAACAATAATGTACTTTAAGTTAAAATAAACAAAATaagaatttaattaaaatataataccTTTATAAAAGTATAATGCAAATAATTAAATGATTCTAATAGTAAGAGTAACAAATtaaattatttataaattatataaaaaccgaattttatatatatatttttaatttttaatctaaataaataaataaaagataatacACCAAAATAAATGAAAAGAATATCAAGAATTTTCTTatgattaaataaaaaaattatttcCCCTGGGCTGgccaaattttatataaaaaaggataatttatttattaaaattatatttgtATTTGTTTTCATTtacaactctttttctttctctccAAGTATTATCACCCTAAAAATATAACCACAACTCCATAATTTTTCTTACCATTCTCTTGAAAACCTCTCTCAACCCTCATAATAATTGTAAGTCTCctatcttttttcttttttttttttggttatttttttatatatagtcgatttgtattttaagttttaataaaTATGAAACAAATTTAATAAagtatttataatatttaatacatGATAATTACTGTTATATATTATAGgtttaagaaaaattatttttacagATTTATAATTCAGagtatttttaaataattaaaaactgATTAATATATACATTCGGTGTGCATAATTCAGAGTATTGATAATTACTGATTAATATCAActcataatttattatttcactccttataattaaatcatataaattactcataatttaaatatcgtatttaaattataataataaaaataacacaatatACCTATTTCATCCAGGCCCATAACTAGGCTgtcacaaatctacccccttaagaagatttcaTCCTCGGAATCAGGTCACGGTTAAACAGATGAGGGTATTTAGAGGTCATCAACTCCTTGGTCTCCCATGTCAGATTggtgcctaaactatgcttccattccACACGCACCATGGGAATCTGCTTTTTACGTAACTTAGTCACTTTTCTGTCGATGATCCTCACTggttcttccaccaatttcttacttGAATCTACTTTCAGATCTTGGAGCGGAAGAATTTGATTTTCATCGTCCactttacacttacgaatataGCAGATGTTGAACGTgtcatgaataccagctaactctggaggAAGATCTAATACTACGGTTTGATCGTTTAACATTTGACGAAttctaaaaggaccaatgtatcttgGAGCTAGTTTTCCTCGTTTGCCAAACCGAATTACAcccttccatggtgacactttCAAATACACACGTTCACCCACGATAAACGTCATTGGTCGTCGACGaggatctgcatacatcttttgtcgatctctagcagcTTTCAGCTTTTCACGTGCGATAGCCACTTTTTCCGCAGTCTGCTGCACAATttctggacctgcaaactgtttctcacctGCCTCTAACC
The window above is part of the Rutidosis leptorrhynchoides isolate AG116_Rl617_1_P2 chromosome 1, CSIRO_AGI_Rlap_v1, whole genome shotgun sequence genome. Proteins encoded here:
- the LOC139890180 gene encoding uncharacterized protein, producing the protein MAAVVFALKLWMHYLYGTHCVICTDHKSLQYIFLQKEMNMRQRRWQELIKDYDLDRLKIAQLEALQDEHLKSELMVKRRVELMNDSRGLETYRERVWVLLLGGLRDLILNEAHKSRLYVHPGITKVYHDLKVLYWWPTMKADIAQYVEKCHICAQVKAEHQKPKCQTPSCWLEAGEKQFAGPEIVQQTAEKVAIAREKLKAARDRQKMYADPRRRPMTFIVGERVYLKVSPWKGVIRFGKRGKLAPRYIGPFRIRQMLNDQTVVLDLPPELAGIHDTFNICYIRKCKVDDENQILPLQDLKVDSSKKLVEEPVRIIDRKVTKLRKKQIPMVRVEWKHSLGTNLTWETKELMTSKYPHLFNRDLIPRMKSS